The sequence below is a genomic window from Citricoccus muralis.
GTCTGCGCTGGGGGCTGGGTGGCGGCTGGCTAGCGGCTCAGTTGCGTCATCGTGTCGCTATTTCGTCACCCCTCGCGCATTTCGAGACGGTGCGTCCACTATAGTACGCTGAGTGCGGCGTCACTGTGTTTTACTTCCCAGTCATGCCCCGCGCACTCACGCCGATGCACCGACCATCACCGACCACACTGTGAAGGACATCATGGCCAAACTGCTCTATCGACTCGGATTCGCCTCCGCGAAGCGCCCCTGGGTCGCCCTTGTTTCCTGGCTGGTCGCCCTGGGACTCGCTGTCGGCGGCTTCTTGGCCTTTGGTGGCACGCTTTCCTCCACCGTGACCATTCCCAACACCCCGACGGCGCAGGTCACGGACCGGTTGGCCGAGGAATTCCCGGACGCGTCCAAGGGCAGCGGCGGCATCATCTTCCAGACTGAGGACGGCTCCGAGTTCACGGACGATCAGCGCGACCAGATCGACGCACTGCTGGATGAGGTCTCAGCCATGGAGGGCATCGACTCCACGGTGTCCCCGTTCGCCACCGAGGCGGAGCTGGAGAATCAGCGCCAAGAGCTGGCCGATGGCCGCGATCAGGTGGAGCAAGGCCGGGAGCAAGCCGAATCCGGGCGCGAACAGCTGGAGCAAGCCACCGCGCAGCTGGATGCCGCTGAGGCAGAACTCGACGCCGGCCAGGAACAGCTCGACGCCGGACGCGCTCAGGCGGAAGCCGCGGGCATGCCGGAGGCGGCCATGGCCCAGTTCGACCAGCAGCAACAACAGCTCGACGCCGGACGCGAGGACATCGAGTCCTCCCGCGCGGAGATCGCGGAACAGGAAGAGGCCCTCGAGCAGGGTCTCACCGACGCGGCCGAGGGTGAGGAAGCCCTTGACCTGGGCGAACGCTTACTGGCGCTCACCGAGGATTACTCCCTCGTCTCTGAGGACGGTTCCACCGCCGAGGGCACCGTGATGTTCACGGCCGCCTCCACCGACGTCGATTCTGACACCAGTGACGCCCTGACGTCCGCCCTGGATGAGGCGGATATCGAGGGCGTGGAGATCCTGCCGAGCCAGGCCATCTCGCAGTCCATGCCGCAGATCATCGGGGTGGGTGAGGTGATCGGTCTGATCGTCGCCGCCATCGTGCTGGTGATCATGCTCGGCACCTTCGTCACCGCCGGGCTGCCGTTGCTCAACGCGCTGATCGGTGTGGGCGTGGGCGCCGTGGGTGCGCTGGCGTTCTCCTCCGCGGTGGAGATGATGTCGGTGACGCCGGTGCTGGGCATCATGCTCGGCCTCGCCGTCGGTATCGACTACGCGCTGTTCATTGTGAACCGGCACCGCCGCCAGCTGAAGTCGGGGCTCTCGGTGCTGGAATCGGCCGGGCTGGCCAACGGTACCTCCGGCAACGCCGTCGTGTTCGCCGGCACCACCGTGGTGATCGCCCTGGCCGCGCTGAACATCACCGGGATTCCGTTCCTGGGTCTGATGGGCACCGTGGGCGCTGCTTGCGTTGCCATCGCCGTGTTGGTCGCCATCACCCTGACTCCGGCGCTGTTGGGTTGGATCGGGCATCGGGCGCTGTCCCGCACCGAGCGCAAGGTGTTGGCCGAGCGCACCTCCTCCGGCGAACACACTGCGTACTCTGCCGCCACCAAGAAGGCTATTCAACGCGAACAGGTCGAGGTCAAGCCCATGTCGACGGCGCGCGCCGTGCTGACCACCCTGGGGACCGTGGCCCTGCTGGCGGTCATCGCGCTGCCGTTCTTCGACATGCGGCTCGGCCTGCCCGACGGCTCCTCCGAGCCCGAGGATTCGGCGTCGTACCAGTCGTACGTGGCCACCGCGGAGGCCTTCGGTGAAGGACGCAACGGCCCGCTGGTGGTCACCGTGGACCTGCCCGAGGAGGCCGCGGGCGACGAAAACGCGATTCTGTCAGAACAAGCGACGATCGGTGAGCAGCTCGGCGAGCTGGACCATGTGGCCGCCGTCGTGCCCGCAGCAGTGAACGACGACGAGACCATCGCGATGTTCCAGGTGATCCCGGAGGAGGGCCCGAACGCGGTCTCCACCGAGGAACTGATCCATACCCTGCGGGACACCACCCCGGATACCGAGTCCACCCACCTGTCGGTGGCGGGCATGACCTCAGGCTTTATCGATGTGTCGGAGGCGCTCTCGGAGGCGCTGCCGACCTACCTCGGCGTCGTCGTCGGGCTCTCGCTGATCATCATGGTGCTGGTATTCCGCTCCATCCTGGTGCCGCTGATCGCCACGGGCGGGTTCGTGCTCTCCGTGTTCGCCGCGATGGGCGGTGTGGTCGCGATCTACCAGTGGGGCTGGCTGGGCGAGATCTTCGGGGTGCACTCCCCCGGTCCGGTGCTCAGTTTCCTGCCGACCATCATGATCGGTGTGCTTTTCGGGCTGGCGATGGACT
It includes:
- a CDS encoding MMPL family transporter, with amino-acid sequence MAKLLYRLGFASAKRPWVALVSWLVALGLAVGGFLAFGGTLSSTVTIPNTPTAQVTDRLAEEFPDASKGSGGIIFQTEDGSEFTDDQRDQIDALLDEVSAMEGIDSTVSPFATEAELENQRQELADGRDQVEQGREQAESGREQLEQATAQLDAAEAELDAGQEQLDAGRAQAEAAGMPEAAMAQFDQQQQQLDAGREDIESSRAEIAEQEEALEQGLTDAAEGEEALDLGERLLALTEDYSLVSEDGSTAEGTVMFTAASTDVDSDTSDALTSALDEADIEGVEILPSQAISQSMPQIIGVGEVIGLIVAAIVLVIMLGTFVTAGLPLLNALIGVGVGAVGALAFSSAVEMMSVTPVLGIMLGLAVGIDYALFIVNRHRRQLKSGLSVLESAGLANGTSGNAVVFAGTTVVIALAALNITGIPFLGLMGTVGAACVAIAVLVAITLTPALLGWIGHRALSRTERKVLAERTSSGEHTAYSAATKKAIQREQVEVKPMSTARAVLTTLGTVALLAVIALPFFDMRLGLPDGSSEPEDSASYQSYVATAEAFGEGRNGPLVVTVDLPEEAAGDENAILSEQATIGEQLGELDHVAAVVPAAVNDDETIAMFQVIPEEGPNAVSTEELIHTLRDTTPDTESTHLSVAGMTSGFIDVSEALSEALPTYLGVVVGLSLIIMVLVFRSILVPLIATGGFVLSVFAAMGGVVAIYQWGWLGEIFGVHSPGPVLSFLPTIMIGVLFGLAMDYQLFIASGMREAYAHGSPARLAVQEGFRAGRAVVAAAAIIMISVFGGFIFAHDAMIRPMGFGLAFGVLLDAFVVRMVLMPALMHLLGNSAWWLPKWLDKIMPNVDVEGAELERDHPGLAGADPQQVEVVSTDRT